The proteins below come from a single Canis aureus isolate CA01 chromosome 14, VMU_Caureus_v.1.0, whole genome shotgun sequence genomic window:
- the ST3GAL1 gene encoding CMP-N-acetylneuraminate-beta-galactosamide-alpha-2,3-sialyltransferase 1 translates to MVTMRKRTLKVLTLLVLFIFLTSFFLNYSHTMVTTTWFPKQMVVELSENFKKFMKYTHRPCTCARCIGQQRVSAWFDERFNRSMQPLLTAQNALLEEDTYSWWLRLQREKQPNNLNDTIRELFQVVPGNVDPLLEKRSVGCRRCAVVGNSGNLRESWYGPQIDSHDFVLRMNKAPTAGFEMDVGSKTTHHLVYPESFRELAENVSMVLVPFKTTDLEWVVSATTTGTISHTYVPVPAKIKVKKDKILIYHPAFIKYVFDSWLQGHGRYPSTGILSVIFSLHICDEVDLYGFGADSKGNWHHYWENNPSAGAFRKTGVHDGDFESNVTATLASINKIRIFKGR, encoded by the exons ATGGTGACCATGAGAAAGAGGACTCTCAAAGTGCTCACCCTCCTCGTCCTCTTCATCTTCCTCACCTCCTTCTTCCTGAATTACTCCCACACCATGGTGACCACCACCTGGTTTCCCAAGCAGATGGTTGTCGAGCTCTCAGAGAACTTTAAGAAGTTCATGAAATACACTCACAGGCCTTGCACCTGTGCCCGCTGCATCGGGCAGCAGAGGGTCTCGGCCTGGTTCGATGAGAGGTTCAACCGGTCCATGCAGCCGCTGCTGACCGCCCAGAACGCCCTCTTGGAGGAGGACACCTACAGCTGGTGGCTG AGGCTCCAGCGGGAGAAGCAACCCAACAACTTGAACGATACCATCAGGGAGCTGTTCCAGGTGGTGCCCGGGAACGTGGACCCCCTGCTGGAGAAGAGGTCGGTGGGCTGCCGGCGCTGCGCAGTCGTGGGCAACTCTGGCAACCTCCGAGAGTCCTGGTACGGGCCTCAGATCGACAGCCACGACTTCGTGCTCAG GATGAACAAGGCCCCCACGGCGGGCTTCGAGATGGATGTCGGGAGCAAGACCACCCACCACCTGGTGTACCCCGAGAGCTTCAGGGAGCTGGCGGAGAATGTCAGCATGGTCCTGGTGCCCTTCAAGACCACCGACCTGGAGTGGGTGGTCAGTGCCACCACCACAGGCACCATCTCTCA CACCTATGTTCCTGTTCCTGCAAAGATCAAAGTGAAAAAGGATAAG ATCCTCATCTACCACCCGGCCTTCATCAAGTACGTCTTCGACAGCTGGCTGCAGGGCCACGGGCGGTACCCGTCCACCGGCATCCTCTCCGTCATCTTCTCGCTGCACATCTGCGACGAG gtggacTTGTACGGCTTCGGGGCAGACAGTAAGGGGAACTGGCATCACTACTGGGAGAACAATCCATCGGCGGGGGCTTTCCGCAAGACCGGGGTGCACGACGGAGACTTTGAGTCCAACGTGACGGCCACCTTGGCGTCCATCAATAAGATCCGGATATTTAAGGGGAGATGA